One genomic window of Devosia salina includes the following:
- a CDS encoding lytic murein transglycosylase has protein sequence MANSADFVRSLWPDAQRAGVSRQAFEAAFASYNPIPQVIELTRKQPEFTQTVQQYVDKRVTAAQADKGRAMRGEWAQTLAGAQQRYGVQPEIVLAIWGMETNFGGFMGGNNTIHALATLTEKGYRPDYFRSELLTALRIVTDGHISANAMVGSWAGAMGHTQFMPSSFMRYAVDYNGDGRKDIWNSVPDALGSTANYLKSFGWRPGETWGYEIKLPNGFDFTAARSMDKAPLSQWQAMGISRASGRAFPRPDDVARLYMPAGAHGPAFLLLPNFDVIKRYNNSDSYALAVGHLADRILGGGPFVTPWPAGDYALNKAQRGELQALLGRAGFDVGTADGVVGPKTRAGVIAYQQARGLPADGYVSGLLLDRLKR, from the coding sequence ATGGCAAACAGCGCCGATTTCGTGCGCAGTCTCTGGCCCGACGCGCAGCGTGCCGGGGTCAGCCGCCAGGCGTTCGAGGCCGCCTTTGCCAGCTACAACCCCATTCCGCAGGTGATCGAGCTGACGCGCAAGCAGCCCGAATTCACCCAGACGGTGCAGCAATATGTGGACAAGCGCGTCACCGCCGCCCAGGCCGACAAGGGACGGGCGATGCGGGGTGAATGGGCACAGACCCTGGCGGGGGCGCAGCAGCGCTATGGCGTGCAGCCTGAAATCGTGCTGGCCATCTGGGGCATGGAAACCAATTTCGGCGGCTTCATGGGCGGCAATAACACTATCCATGCGCTCGCCACCCTGACCGAAAAGGGCTATCGGCCCGACTATTTCCGATCCGAACTGCTGACCGCCTTGCGCATCGTGACCGACGGGCACATCTCGGCCAATGCCATGGTCGGCTCCTGGGCCGGTGCCATGGGCCATACCCAGTTCATGCCCTCGAGCTTCATGCGCTATGCGGTCGACTATAATGGGGACGGGCGCAAGGACATCTGGAATTCGGTGCCCGATGCGCTTGGTTCGACTGCCAACTATCTCAAGAGCTTCGGCTGGCGACCGGGCGAAACCTGGGGCTACGAGATCAAGCTGCCGAACGGCTTCGACTTTACGGCGGCCCGCTCGATGGACAAGGCGCCGCTCAGCCAATGGCAGGCCATGGGCATTAGCCGGGCCTCGGGCCGGGCCTTTCCGCGACCCGACGATGTGGCGCGGCTCTATATGCCTGCCGGCGCCCATGGCCCCGCCTTCCTGCTGCTGCCCAATTTCGATGTCATCAAGCGCTACAACAACTCCGACAGCTATGCCTTGGCCGTGGGGCACCTGGCCGACCGCATATTGGGGGGCGGGCCCTTCGTGACCCCCTGGCCGGCGGGCGATTATGCGCTCAACAAGGCGCAGCGGGGAGAACTCCAGGCCCTGCTCGGACGGGCCGGCTTCGATGTCGGCACGGCCGATGGGGTCGTTGGGCCGAAGACGCGGGCTGGGGTGATCGCCTATCAAC